In the Malaya genurostris strain Urasoe2022 chromosome 1, Malgen_1.1, whole genome shotgun sequence genome, one interval contains:
- the LOC131429750 gene encoding AN1-type zinc finger protein 2A: MEFPSLGQHCSEKFCNKLDFLPMKCDACGAIFCSDHFSYQTHSCPSAYKKDVQVPICPLCSEPVPTARDVSPDVTVGAHIDQFCKSEKKKIYTNRCTFKNCKKKELIPFSCTVCKRNYCLKHRHTADHECSGSSSGLPQRSLTAQAALNRQQQLLQKGTVRTTQNPQTITNNTSHLEAIQGNMSEDEALARALALSLQEEDDERTRAARNNESENGRTGNRNGIVVGGTGTKDKCNLS, from the exons ATGGAATTTCCAAGTTTGGGTCAACATTGCTCGGAAAAGTTTTGCAACAAACTCG ATTTCCTTCCTATGAAATGTGACGCTTGCGGTGCAATATTCTG TTCGGACCACTTCAGCTATCAAACGCATTCGTGTCCTTCGGCTTATAAAAAAGATGTACAAGTACCGATATGCCCACTTTGCAGTGAGCCAGTTCCTACAGCACGAGACGTTTCTCCGGACGTGACTGTTGGAGCCCACATCGACCAATTTTGCAAATcggagaagaaaaaaatatataccaaTCGTTGCACTTTCAAGAACTGCAAGAAAAAAGAGTTGATTCCGTTTTCCTGTACAGTTTGCAAGCGAAATTATTGTCTCAAACATCGTCATACAGCGGACCATGAATGTTCAGGATCTTCAAGTGGCTTACCACAACGTAGTTTAACTGCCCAAGCAGCACTTAACAGACAACAGCAGCTACTACAAAAGGGTACTGTCAGAACCACCCAAAATCCACAAACAATAACTAACAACACTAGTCACTTGGAAGCGATCCAGGGTAATATGTCTGAAGATGAGGCTTTAGCACGTGCTTTGGCGCTTTCACTGCAGGAAGAGGACGATGAGCGGACACGAGCCGCTCGGAACAATGAATCGGAAAATGGAAGAACGGGCAATCGCAATGGAATTGTGGTTGGAGGAACCGGCACTAAGGACAAGTGCAATCTCTCGTGA
- the LOC131429763 gene encoding uncharacterized protein LOC131429763, with protein MIKSRLKLLIALLLINCSLISTVRCDDDTSYTSSENVDEHNKHVGESLISGQLFAIIDLYKQEDPVGLPGATVPDPMPIPEIKQSFSIAKMHMKNVLAYGLSKFRIKLLKTELHTMKVQTGVQIDEMLVKGNYTMSTFFNRAEGPFTVVLKNVLTKGNVSLGVDRDGKVRTQDISLDIAFDDMSMDFQNLGFMGSIFQSVVNSASNLVFDTIKPFMLSEAYSKIRAEIDTRVENVTTDNNILFPNSISPLDMAIGEARTLVRSKKLDPYLIPDYNTTAGIFEMHTAHTWIRGISSFYRYGDIGIIMQNNTVALTMQIGTQKIMGSTQWEVSVGRGMVTRAGQAQFTVEHIKVAFEVQQPLDLRKKPKLNDIQLELGNIQVRCDGAGTLDYVVEAVVNILPNLLRYQIMDAIENPLKTRVQEKLDCINVEQMVKKHVVEYEKRGFDMEIDFKIC; from the exons ATGATCAAGTCACGCTTAAAGTTACTAATCGCCTTATTGTTGATCAATTGTTCTCTTATCAGTACGGTCCGATGTGACGACG ATACATCGTATACCTCATCGGAAAATGTGGACGAACATAACAAACATGTTGGCGAGAGCTTGATTTCGGGACAACTGTTCGCCATAATCGATCTGTACAAGCAGGAAGACCCCGTGGGCTTACCCGGGGCAACCGTTCCCGATCCGATGCCCATCCCGGAAATCAAACAGTCGTTTTCAATTGCCAAAATGCATATGAAGAATGTACTAGCATACGGGTTATCCAAGTTTCGCATCAAACTGCTGAAGACGGAGTTGCACACGATGAAAGTTCAAACCGGTGTTCAGATTGACGAGATGTTGGTAAAGGGAAACTACACCATGAGTACATTCTTTAATCGAGCGGAGGGTCCGTTCACAGTAGTGCTGAAGAATGTGCTAACTAAGG GTAACGTTTCACTCGGTGTTGATCGGGACGGTAAAGTTCGAACGCAGGATATCAGCTTGGATATTGCATTCGATGATATGTCGATGGACTTTCAGAATCTTGGTTTCATGGGAAGTATTTTTCAGAGTGTGGTCAACTCGGCGTCTAATTTGGTGTTCGATACTATCAAACCATTTATGTTAAGCGAGGCGTACTCCAAGATTCGAGCGGAGATCGACACGCGAGTGGAGAACGTCACTACCGATAACAATATACTGTTTCCGAATTCTATTTCTCCACTGGATATGGCTATCGGAGAAGCCCGAACGCTAGTGCGTAGTAAAAAGCTAGATCCGTACTTAATCCCAGACTACAATACGACggcaggaatattcgaaatgcatACCGCACATACATGGATTAGAGGCATTTCTAGCTTCTACCGGTACGGAGACATTGGAATCATAATGCAGAACAATACGGTGGCACTGACGATGCAAATCGGTACGCAGAAGATTATGGGTTCGACCCAATGGGAGGTATCGGTGGGTCGCGGAATGGTCACCCGTGCGGGACAGGCCCAGTTTACTGTTGAGCACATCAAGGTAGCATTCGAAGTTCAGCAGCCTTTGGATCTACGGAAGAAACCGAAACTGAACGACATTCAGCTGGAACTGGGTAACATACAG GTACGTTGCGATGGTGCGGGTACTTTGGATTACGTGGTAGAAGCGGTAGTGAATATTCTGCCCAATCTCCTACGGTACCAGATTATGGATGCAATCGAAAATCCACTCAAAACTCGTGTCCAAGAAAAGCTGGACTGCATAAACGTAGAACAAATGGTAAAAAAACACGTGGTTGAATATGAGAAGCGTGGATTTGACAtggaaatcgattttaaaatttgttag